The sequence tttttttatttaaaaaaaaaaaaaaatgtatttaaattaaataaataaataaatatatatatatatatataccgtgaacaataaaaaaaaacctaCTACTATGAATTCATTATGTAAATGTATTAAATGGatctataatttttcatatagtGGAATTTtcgcatatatatatatatatatatatatatatatatatatataatatatatgaatatatatttatctgtGCACTAATaaacttatattattttttattttcttatatgtattaaGAATATCTTAAACATGTGTGGGCaatgaaaaaaggaaaaataaaggataacataatatatccCTTAAGAATATAACAAAACAGCGCTCATCAAAACACAAATGATACCTAaagggaaaaatatataaatatatatatatatatatatatatatatataattatgtttacgtaaaatttttatattcttatgtATTACCAAGAAATTCTAAGAAACCCATACCGATTAAGGTATATGTAAATAACTCATCCTTAATTGATGGATTTCTACTAGTTCCTAAAACCAAAGCCGAAAAAAGGTTACCTATACCTTGAGCAAcctaaataaaaaagaaaaaaaaagaaaaaaagaaaaaaaaaaaagaaaaaaaaaaaagaaaaatgaatgCGTACACACAAGGTCTaaacatgtatataataagaatgttataattataagaaatataaatatttaattataatttattttgttattttgttACCCCTCCAACTGACATTAAGGCAATGGCTGCTGATAAACTTGCAATGCCACTATCGTGTCTGACACCAAATTGTTTGttaacattatatttttcatccttctaaaaaaaatacatggaattttttttttttttttatccataaatataaaagttcACAAATAGacaaacaatatatatatatatatatatatatatatatatatatataataataataacatgtaAGAATATTATGTGTTTTATTATTgataagatatattttttgtctAAATGGattttataagaaaatatatacacaaaaaggaaaaactaatatataaaatataaatggaaaaaaaaaaaaaaaaaaaaaaaaaagtgaccatacattatatatgcacttttgtatatataattatataaataaaaacacatatatatatatatatatatattatgctttatatatatgtctaaTATTTTCATACTTGAAGGAGGGTGTTACAATTTGAATTACTAACTGATCTACATATAAATGGTGAGGTGTGATAAGatctaaaaaaattattttccttaAATAAGTAATTAGAA is a genomic window of Plasmodium falciparum 3D7 genome assembly, chromosome: 7 containing:
- a CDS encoding ATP synthase subunit C, putative translates to MMNKFFYNTLNSSLFQNFKLKSSYLSSGYFFSNRSITTNVNKSFISNYLFKENNFFRSYHTSPFICRSVSNSNCNTLLQKDEKYNVNKQFGVRHDSGIASLSAAIALMSVGGVAQGIGNLFSALVLGTSRNPSIKDELFTYTLIGMGFLEFLGIICVLMSAVLLYS